A window of Ruania suaedae contains these coding sequences:
- the trpS gene encoding tryptophan--tRNA ligase, with protein MPTDELSTEATIDRSLAAAVTRSAEIEAQLATDPSGLRVLTGDRPTGRLHLGHYLGTLRNRVRLQNLGVETMLLVADYQVITDRDDAGPIAERVRDLVTDYLAIGIDPARTTVFAHSAVPALNQLMLPFLSLVTDSELRRNPTVKAEFEATGGRPMSGLLLTYPVHQAADILFCKGNLVPVGKDQLPHLELTRVIARRFNERYAGGETVFPSPDALLTQATNVLGVDGQKMSKSRRNTIELAMTEDETAKQLKRAVTDSDRVITYDPEARPEVANLLLIAAEMTGREPAQIAAEIGDGGGGGLKKLVTEAVNEHLRPIRARRRELEADPGAVDEVLRRGNERANEIAGATLDEVRRAMQMVY; from the coding sequence ATGCCGACCGACGAGTTGAGCACCGAGGCCACCATCGACCGGTCGCTGGCCGCCGCCGTGACGCGCAGCGCCGAGATCGAGGCGCAGCTGGCCACCGACCCCTCGGGGCTGCGGGTGCTCACGGGCGACCGACCCACCGGGCGGCTGCACCTGGGGCACTACCTGGGCACGCTGCGCAACCGGGTGCGCCTGCAGAACCTCGGCGTCGAGACGATGCTGCTGGTGGCCGACTACCAGGTGATCACCGACCGCGACGACGCCGGGCCGATCGCCGAGCGGGTGCGCGACCTCGTGACCGACTACCTGGCCATCGGGATCGATCCGGCGCGCACCACGGTGTTCGCGCACTCGGCGGTGCCGGCCCTGAACCAGCTGATGCTGCCGTTCCTCTCGCTCGTCACCGACTCCGAGCTGCGTCGCAACCCCACCGTGAAGGCCGAGTTCGAGGCCACCGGCGGGCGGCCGATGAGTGGGTTGCTGCTGACCTATCCGGTGCACCAGGCCGCCGACATCCTGTTCTGCAAGGGCAACCTGGTGCCGGTGGGCAAGGACCAGCTGCCCCACCTGGAGCTCACCCGGGTGATCGCGCGCCGGTTCAACGAGCGCTACGCCGGTGGTGAGACGGTGTTCCCCTCTCCCGACGCGCTCCTCACGCAGGCCACGAACGTGCTCGGCGTGGACGGGCAGAAGATGTCGAAGTCCCGGCGCAACACGATCGAGCTGGCGATGACCGAGGACGAGACCGCCAAGCAGCTCAAGCGTGCCGTCACCGACTCCGACCGGGTCATCACCTACGACCCCGAGGCGCGCCCCGAGGTCGCGAACCTGCTGCTCATCGCGGCCGAGATGACCGGGCGCGAGCCGGCGCAGATCGCCGCCGAGATCGGTGACGGCGGCGGCGGCGGGCTGAAGAAGCTGGTCACCGAGGCAGTGAACGAGCACCTGCGGCCCATCCGCGCGCGCCGCCGCGAGCTCGAGGCCGACCCCGGCGCCGTGGACGAGGTCCTGCGCCGGGGCAACGAGCGGGCGAACGAGATCGCGGGGGCCACGCTCGACGAGGTCCGCCGAGCGATGCAGATGGTCTACTGA
- the glgX gene encoding glycogen debranching protein GlgX: protein MTTSAVLEHAAAPTAARRCADEPHRFGVHLCAEGVEVLVHAPRATAVDLCLLEANPDGTWQERRVRLHRARWGRWAGVVPGVRAGQAYGLRVHGPWEPSHGLWHNPDKLLLDPYARGVIGHVPLGVVLDDAADDAAHHPRTPWETTVVYEAHVRGLTQRLPGVPEHLRGTYAGLAHPETVAYLKDLGVTAVELLPIHAKVSEPALTQRGMSNYWGYNTLSFFAPEPSYATAAAQEAGPAAVLAEVKGMVSLLHEAGLEVILDVVYNHTCESGLDGPLVSWRGLDGAGYYLHEGIGHTRYLDVTGTGNSLDFRSPAVVRMALDSLRYWSQEVGVDGFRFDLAVTLGRRRERFEADHPFLVALGADPELARLKLIAEPWDIGPDGWRTGQFPAPMAEWNDRFRDAIRTFWIADAAAAVHGHSGNDLRDVATRLAGSADMFSHHPAPDGRGPVASINYVTAHDGFTLADLVAYDHKHNEANGEENRDGSDHNISWNHGVEGVTDDAEILAHRRRTMRNVLGTLLLASGTPMLTAGDELGRTQHGNNNAYCLDDESVWVDWDLAPWQEELLATTRHLLTLRREHPALRPGRFERPDPVHPGLAWYDEHGASMSVERWHDVHRRVLQMYRRPQLPEVGRDALVVINGAANPVRVTLTSAGGEEFTLVWDSAQETPPGECERADAGTTVTVPELSMRVYLSSPDHPG from the coding sequence ATGACCACTTCCGCAGTGCTCGAGCACGCCGCCGCACCCACCGCTGCCCGCCGGTGCGCCGACGAACCGCACCGGTTCGGGGTGCACCTGTGCGCCGAGGGCGTCGAGGTGCTGGTGCACGCCCCGCGAGCCACCGCCGTCGACCTGTGCCTGCTCGAGGCGAACCCGGACGGCACCTGGCAGGAGCGGCGCGTGCGCCTGCACCGCGCGCGATGGGGCCGGTGGGCGGGCGTCGTCCCAGGGGTTCGGGCTGGGCAGGCGTACGGGCTGCGGGTGCACGGGCCGTGGGAACCGAGCCACGGCCTGTGGCACAACCCCGACAAGCTCCTGCTGGACCCGTATGCGCGCGGGGTCATCGGCCACGTCCCGCTCGGCGTGGTCCTCGACGATGCCGCCGACGACGCCGCCCACCACCCGCGCACGCCCTGGGAGACCACGGTGGTCTACGAGGCGCACGTGCGCGGGCTGACGCAGCGCCTGCCGGGTGTGCCCGAGCACCTGCGCGGCACCTACGCGGGCCTGGCCCACCCCGAGACCGTGGCCTACCTGAAGGACCTGGGTGTCACCGCCGTCGAACTGCTCCCCATCCACGCGAAGGTGAGCGAACCCGCGCTGACGCAGCGGGGCATGAGCAACTACTGGGGCTACAACACGCTGTCCTTCTTCGCCCCCGAGCCCTCCTACGCGACGGCGGCCGCCCAGGAGGCGGGGCCGGCAGCCGTGCTCGCGGAGGTCAAGGGGATGGTCTCGCTCCTGCACGAGGCGGGCCTGGAGGTCATCCTCGACGTCGTCTACAACCACACCTGCGAGAGCGGCCTGGACGGTCCGCTGGTGTCCTGGCGGGGCCTGGACGGCGCCGGCTACTACCTGCACGAGGGCATCGGCCACACCCGGTACCTCGATGTGACCGGGACCGGTAATTCCCTCGACTTCCGCAGCCCCGCGGTGGTGCGGATGGCACTGGACTCGCTGCGGTACTGGTCGCAGGAGGTCGGTGTGGACGGGTTCCGCTTCGACCTGGCCGTCACCCTCGGACGGCGACGGGAGCGGTTCGAGGCCGACCACCCCTTCCTCGTGGCCCTGGGCGCGGACCCGGAGCTCGCCCGTCTGAAACTGATCGCCGAACCGTGGGACATCGGGCCCGACGGATGGCGTACCGGGCAGTTCCCCGCCCCGATGGCCGAGTGGAACGACCGCTTCCGGGACGCGATCCGCACCTTCTGGATCGCCGACGCCGCCGCTGCGGTGCACGGGCACAGCGGCAACGACCTGCGCGATGTGGCCACCCGGCTGGCCGGTTCGGCCGACATGTTCTCCCACCACCCGGCGCCGGACGGGCGTGGGCCGGTCGCCTCCATCAACTACGTCACCGCCCACGACGGCTTCACCCTTGCCGACCTCGTCGCCTACGACCACAAGCACAACGAGGCCAACGGTGAGGAGAACCGGGACGGCAGTGATCACAACATCTCCTGGAACCACGGGGTCGAGGGCGTCACCGACGATGCCGAGATCCTCGCCCACCGGCGCCGCACCATGCGCAATGTGCTCGGCACGCTGCTGCTCGCCTCGGGCACCCCGATGCTCACCGCGGGGGACGAGCTGGGCCGCACCCAGCACGGCAACAACAACGCCTACTGCCTCGACGACGAGAGCGTCTGGGTGGACTGGGACCTGGCACCCTGGCAGGAGGAGCTGCTGGCCACGACGCGGCACCTGCTGACGCTGCGACGCGAGCACCCCGCGCTGCGACCGGGACGGTTCGAACGGCCCGACCCGGTGCACCCGGGACTGGCCTGGTACGACGAGCACGGCGCCTCGATGAGCGTCGAGCGGTGGCACGACGTGCACCGCCGGGTGCTGCAGATGTACCGGCGTCCGCAGCTGCCCGAGGTCGGTCGCGACGCCCTCGTGGTGATCAACGGCGCCGCGAACCCGGTGCGCGTCACGCTGACCAGCGCCGGCGGCGAGGAGTTCACCCTGGTGTGGGACTCCGCGCAGGAGACCCCACCCGGCGAGTGTGAGCGGGCCGATGCCGGCACCACGGTGACCGTGCCGGAGCTGAGCATGCGGGTGTACCTGAGCTCCCCGGACCACCCCGGGTAG
- a CDS encoding phosphotransferase family protein has translation MSIEAVRSRTTWAQLPDGVRALVSERTGPVVTATSHEGGYSPGMAATLVTEGGDRVFVKVASRVQNEFSAELYRREAAVNEALRPVAGQLPAPAFRWSAELETGGNTWVMLAFDAADGPGPGIPWQPGDLAEALDLVAAVGRVAAPEDPAIESISALEFGEWAALELAPASLLDSVGEAAGWLAPRLEQLAGLAAQWPEATEGTALVHHDLRADNMVRSGGRLLAVDWPYASRGVPWLDLLGMLPSVALEGGGEPEELFTGRPVGAAADPGAVTVAVAALTGMFLHRSLQPPPAGIPHLRGFQRDQGLVGVRWLQERLR, from the coding sequence GTGAGCATCGAGGCGGTGCGTAGCCGCACCACCTGGGCCCAGCTTCCCGACGGCGTCCGGGCGCTGGTCTCCGAGCGCACTGGGCCTGTGGTCACCGCGACCAGTCACGAGGGCGGGTACAGCCCGGGGATGGCCGCCACGCTGGTGACCGAGGGCGGTGACCGGGTGTTCGTGAAGGTCGCCTCCCGGGTGCAGAACGAGTTCAGTGCGGAGTTGTACCGGCGTGAGGCAGCCGTCAACGAGGCGTTACGCCCGGTGGCCGGCCAGTTGCCGGCGCCGGCGTTCCGGTGGTCGGCGGAGCTGGAGACCGGCGGGAACACCTGGGTGATGCTGGCCTTCGATGCCGCCGACGGGCCCGGGCCAGGGATTCCCTGGCAGCCAGGGGATCTGGCTGAGGCGCTGGACCTGGTGGCGGCGGTGGGCCGGGTGGCGGCGCCCGAGGACCCGGCGATCGAGTCGATCAGTGCGCTGGAGTTCGGGGAGTGGGCCGCGCTGGAGCTCGCGCCGGCGTCGCTGCTGGACTCGGTGGGCGAGGCAGCCGGCTGGCTCGCGCCCCGGCTGGAGCAGCTCGCCGGCCTGGCCGCGCAGTGGCCGGAGGCGACTGAGGGGACGGCGTTGGTCCATCACGACCTGCGGGCGGACAACATGGTGCGCTCGGGTGGCCGCCTGCTGGCGGTGGACTGGCCGTACGCCTCGCGGGGTGTGCCGTGGCTGGATCTGCTCGGGATGCTGCCCTCGGTGGCGCTCGAGGGTGGGGGCGAGCCGGAGGAGTTGTTCACGGGTCGTCCCGTGGGCGCGGCGGCCGATCCCGGCGCGGTGACCGTGGCGGTGGCCGCCCTGACGGGGATGTTCCTGCATCGCTCGCTGCAGCCGCCTCCGGCCGGTATCCCGCACCTGCGCGGCTTCCAGAGGGACCAGGGTCTGGTGGGGGTGCGGTGGTTGCAGGAGCGGCTCAGGTGA
- the glgP gene encoding alpha-glucan family phosphorylase, producing the protein MRAIRRFTVRTVLPDALAALDELALNLRWAWHEPTRELFAGLDRERWAAVHGDPVALLGGLSPERLEQLAADPAFVARVGELADDLRRYREQERWYQGEVRRRAEAGEAALPAAIAYFSAEFGITGALPQYSGGLGILAGDHLKSASDLGAPIVGVGLLYGAGYFRQSLTREGWQHETYPLLDPDNLPLTLVREADRTPSKISLGLPGGRTLHAQIWRADVGRVPLLLLDSNVPENDDLARRVTDRLYGGTSEHRLHQELLLGMGGVKALRVHSRLTGAPEPEVYHCNEGHAGFLGVERIRELIAGEGLSFAAAAEAVRAGTAFTTHTPVPAGIDRFGADLIAEHFGGGNELAGIAVEDVLALGRETYTGGDPGVFNMAVMGLRLAKRANGVAQLHGRVSRGMFAALWPGFDVSEVPITSVTNGVHAGTWTDPEFARAQAEYFTADELATGTGWYKPEGGIDNATLWQLRRQMRSRLVEDARARVRKSWLKRGASPAELGWVDGVLDPDVLTIGFARRVPTYKRLTLMLRDTERLRRLLTDPERPVQILVAGKSHPADEQGIRLIQKLVQFADAEDVRHRIVFLPNYDIEMAQTLYPGCDVWLNNPLRPLEACGTSGMKAALNGSLNLSILDGWWDEMYDGENGWAIPTADGVDDPEHRDDLEAAALYDLLEHTVAPRFYDRTGGLPVHWLENVRHTLATLGPKVQATRMVREYVTELYTPTAEFSRALNGGDRAAAVELADWKARARAAWSGVRVDHVESEGLHEAVKVGDHVTVKAFVSLGDLRPEDVEVQVNYGRVGEDDEIDDFGTAALPLTDSYEGGRHQFSRVFTLAQAGPFGYAVRIVPRHPHLAGHTELGLVTSAS; encoded by the coding sequence CTCCGCCGCTACCGCGAGCAGGAGCGGTGGTACCAGGGGGAGGTCCGCCGCCGGGCGGAGGCAGGGGAGGCGGCGCTGCCTGCCGCGATCGCCTACTTCTCGGCCGAGTTCGGGATCACGGGAGCACTGCCGCAGTACTCCGGCGGCCTGGGGATCCTCGCCGGTGACCACCTCAAGAGCGCCTCCGACCTGGGCGCGCCCATCGTCGGCGTCGGGCTGCTCTACGGCGCCGGCTACTTCCGGCAGTCCTTGACGCGTGAGGGCTGGCAGCACGAGACCTACCCCTTGCTCGACCCCGACAACCTGCCGCTGACGCTCGTACGGGAGGCGGACCGGACGCCGTCGAAGATCAGCCTGGGACTGCCCGGAGGGCGGACCCTGCACGCGCAGATCTGGCGCGCCGACGTGGGCCGCGTGCCCCTGCTGCTGCTGGACTCCAACGTGCCCGAGAACGACGATCTGGCGCGGCGGGTGACCGACCGCCTCTACGGCGGCACCAGCGAGCACCGGCTGCACCAGGAGCTGCTGCTGGGCATGGGCGGGGTGAAGGCGCTGCGGGTGCACTCCCGGCTCACCGGGGCGCCCGAACCGGAGGTGTACCACTGCAATGAGGGCCACGCCGGTTTCCTGGGCGTCGAGCGGATCCGCGAGCTCATCGCCGGCGAGGGGCTCTCCTTCGCGGCGGCGGCCGAGGCGGTGCGGGCCGGCACGGCGTTCACCACCCACACCCCCGTGCCCGCGGGGATCGACCGGTTCGGCGCCGACCTGATCGCCGAGCATTTCGGCGGTGGCAACGAGCTGGCCGGGATCGCCGTCGAGGACGTGCTCGCCCTGGGCCGCGAGACCTACACCGGTGGTGACCCTGGGGTGTTCAACATGGCCGTCATGGGGCTGCGGCTGGCCAAGCGCGCCAACGGCGTGGCCCAGCTGCACGGGCGCGTCTCGCGGGGGATGTTTGCCGCGCTGTGGCCGGGATTCGACGTCTCCGAGGTGCCGATCACGTCGGTGACCAACGGGGTGCACGCCGGCACCTGGACCGATCCCGAGTTCGCGCGCGCGCAGGCGGAGTACTTCACCGCCGACGAGCTCGCCACCGGAACGGGTTGGTACAAGCCCGAGGGCGGTATCGACAACGCCACGCTGTGGCAGCTGCGACGGCAGATGCGCTCGCGGCTGGTCGAGGATGCGCGGGCTCGGGTGCGTAAGTCGTGGCTGAAGCGTGGCGCCTCCCCGGCGGAGCTGGGCTGGGTGGACGGTGTGCTAGACCCGGACGTGCTGACCATCGGGTTCGCGCGCCGCGTGCCGACCTACAAGCGGCTGACGCTGATGCTGCGGGACACCGAGCGCCTGCGGCGGCTGCTGACCGACCCCGAGCGGCCGGTGCAGATCCTGGTGGCGGGCAAGTCCCACCCGGCCGACGAGCAGGGGATCCGGCTGATCCAGAAGCTGGTGCAGTTCGCCGACGCCGAGGACGTGCGCCACCGCATCGTGTTCCTGCCCAACTACGACATCGAGATGGCGCAGACCCTGTACCCGGGCTGTGACGTCTGGTTGAACAACCCCCTGCGCCCGCTGGAGGCGTGCGGGACCTCCGGGATGAAGGCGGCGCTGAACGGCTCGCTGAACCTGTCCATCCTCGACGGGTGGTGGGACGAGATGTACGACGGCGAGAACGGCTGGGCCATCCCCACCGCCGACGGCGTGGACGATCCGGAGCACCGCGACGACCTGGAGGCCGCCGCGCTCTACGACCTGCTCGAGCACACGGTGGCGCCGCGGTTCTACGACCGCACCGGCGGGCTGCCGGTGCACTGGCTGGAGAACGTGCGCCACACCCTGGCCACCCTCGGCCCGAAGGTGCAGGCCACCCGGATGGTGCGTGAGTACGTGACCGAGCTGTACACCCCGACCGCGGAGTTCTCGCGGGCGCTCAACGGTGGTGACCGGGCCGCGGCCGTGGAGCTGGCGGACTGGAAGGCCCGGGCGCGCGCGGCCTGGTCCGGGGTGCGGGTCGACCACGTCGAGTCCGAGGGCCTGCACGAGGCGGTCAAGGTCGGGGACCATGTGACGGTCAAGGCCTTCGTCTCGCTCGGCGACCTGCGGCCCGAGGACGTCGAGGTCCAGGTGAACTACGGCCGGGTCGGTGAGGACGACGAGATCGACGACTTCGGCACCGCCGCGCTCCCGCTGACCGACTCCTACGAGGGCGGGCGCCACCAGTTCTCCCGCGTCTTCACCCTCGCCCAGGCCGGGCCGTTCGGGTACGCGGTGCGGATCGTGCCGCGGCACCCGCACCTGGCCGGGCACACCGAGCTGGGGCTGGTGACATCGGCGAGCTGA
- a CDS encoding electron transfer flavoprotein subunit alpha/FixB family protein produces the protein MATALVYLDGDPRESALEAVTLARQVGEVVAVTPAALGEDAARTLGRYGVARLVHLETGGVALDAPAAVGQALADAATQLGATAVLLGSTFATKEIAAHAAHHLRAGLLIDVGDLRVHEGRLAGSKRAFGGTWDTSCAVTTECGVATVRPNAVQAEPVATPAEVQTGALTVTAAVPAGLELVGRQEHAGEGGRPPLAEAAVVVAAGRGTFGDFDAVHELADALGAAVGTTRDCVDEGWLPHDAQVGQTGVTVAPRLYIGAGISGAPHHIGGMSASQTIVAINIDAEAPLVEMADFAVVGDLASVLTDAAEAIREHRGGA, from the coding sequence ATGGCGACGGCACTGGTCTATCTCGACGGCGACCCGCGCGAGAGCGCACTCGAGGCGGTGACGCTGGCCCGGCAGGTGGGCGAGGTCGTCGCCGTGACGCCCGCGGCGCTCGGTGAGGACGCCGCGCGGACCCTGGGGCGCTACGGCGTTGCGCGACTGGTCCATCTGGAGACCGGCGGGGTCGCGCTCGACGCACCGGCCGCCGTCGGGCAGGCGCTCGCGGACGCGGCCACGCAGCTCGGCGCCACGGCGGTGCTGCTCGGCTCCACCTTCGCCACGAAGGAGATCGCCGCCCACGCTGCGCACCACCTGCGCGCGGGGCTGCTGATCGACGTCGGCGACCTGAGGGTGCACGAGGGGCGGCTGGCCGGATCCAAGCGTGCCTTCGGCGGCACCTGGGACACGAGCTGCGCCGTCACCACCGAGTGCGGCGTGGCCACGGTGCGTCCCAACGCCGTGCAGGCCGAGCCGGTCGCGACCCCGGCCGAGGTGCAGACCGGCGCCCTGACCGTGACCGCGGCTGTCCCGGCCGGGCTGGAGCTGGTGGGCAGGCAGGAGCACGCCGGCGAGGGCGGTCGTCCGCCGTTGGCTGAGGCGGCCGTCGTGGTGGCGGCCGGGCGCGGGACGTTCGGCGACTTCGACGCCGTGCACGAGCTCGCGGACGCGCTGGGTGCCGCGGTGGGGACCACCCGCGACTGCGTGGACGAGGGGTGGCTGCCGCACGACGCGCAGGTCGGCCAGACCGGGGTGACGGTGGCGCCGCGGCTGTACATCGGTGCCGGGATCTCCGGCGCCCCGCACCACATCGGCGGGATGTCGGCCTCCCAGACGATCGTGGCCATCAACATCGACGCCGAGGCGCCGCTGGTGGAGATGGCCGACTTCGCCGTGGTGGGTGACCTGGCCTCCGTGCTCACCGACGCGGCCGAGGCGATCCGTGAGCATCGAGGCGGTGCGTAG
- a CDS encoding FAD-binding dehydrogenase: MSDTDVIVVGAGLAGLVTATELTRRGERVLLLDAEPAASMGGQAHWSFGGLFLVDSPEQRRLGVRDRADLAFADWLDAADFAPGADRGEGPDAAGYSWAQMFVEFAAGPMRAWLHELGVRWFPLVQWAERGTNSVPRFHVTWGTGPGVLAPFLAEARAARDEGLLDVRFRHRVTSLVLTDGAVTGVRADQLTPAATGRGARSSREVTASVELSAGAVVLATGGNGGNHDAVRSTWPDEAGRLPEVLLSGVPDATDGKGLDAARAAGAATVHAGRMWHYPEGIAMQHPVWSGHGVRILPGPSSLWLDSAGHRLPAPLFPGFDALGALQHLTRHGHEHSWFLLNKAIMETEFALSGSDQNPDLTGKDLRLLSRRLLPGSVGPVADIADHSPDFVWGRTPADLAAGMNALVGDEAIDPTELARLVEARDAQVRSGLGRDPQLTAIHHARRYVVDKRMRVAPPRPLTEAKDGPLLAVRLRVLTRKSLGGVHTDTQTRVLRSDGSVLPGLYAVGEAAGFGGGGVHGHRALEGTFLGGCLLTGKVAGGAI, translated from the coding sequence ATGAGTGACACCGACGTCATCGTCGTCGGCGCCGGCCTCGCCGGGCTGGTGACCGCCACCGAGCTCACCAGGCGGGGTGAGCGGGTGCTGCTGCTGGACGCCGAGCCGGCCGCGTCGATGGGTGGTCAGGCGCACTGGAGCTTCGGTGGGCTGTTCCTGGTGGACTCCCCCGAACAGCGCCGGCTCGGGGTGCGGGACCGCGCCGACCTGGCGTTCGCGGACTGGCTCGATGCCGCCGATTTCGCGCCCGGCGCCGACCGCGGCGAGGGGCCCGACGCCGCCGGCTACTCCTGGGCGCAGATGTTCGTGGAATTCGCCGCCGGACCCATGCGCGCGTGGCTGCACGAGCTCGGGGTGCGGTGGTTCCCCCTGGTGCAGTGGGCCGAGCGCGGCACGAACTCCGTACCCCGGTTCCACGTGACCTGGGGCACCGGGCCCGGGGTGCTCGCCCCGTTCCTGGCCGAGGCCCGCGCAGCACGGGACGAGGGCCTGCTGGACGTGCGCTTCCGCCACCGCGTCACCTCCCTGGTCCTCACCGACGGCGCGGTCACCGGCGTGCGCGCGGACCAGCTCACGCCGGCGGCCACCGGCCGGGGCGCGCGCTCCTCCCGGGAGGTGACCGCCTCGGTCGAGCTCAGCGCCGGAGCGGTGGTGCTGGCCACCGGTGGCAACGGCGGCAACCACGACGCCGTCCGCTCCACCTGGCCGGATGAGGCCGGACGTCTGCCCGAGGTGCTGCTCTCCGGCGTCCCGGATGCCACCGACGGCAAAGGGCTCGACGCAGCCCGCGCCGCCGGCGCCGCCACCGTGCACGCCGGCCGGATGTGGCACTACCCCGAGGGCATCGCCATGCAGCACCCGGTCTGGAGCGGGCACGGCGTGCGCATCCTGCCCGGCCCGAGCTCGCTGTGGCTGGACTCCGCGGGCCACCGGCTGCCGGCACCGCTGTTCCCCGGCTTCGACGCGCTGGGGGCGCTGCAGCACCTGACCCGCCACGGGCACGAGCACAGCTGGTTCCTGCTCAACAAGGCCATCATGGAGACCGAGTTCGCCCTCTCCGGCTCGGACCAGAACCCGGACCTGACGGGCAAGGACCTGCGACTGCTCAGCCGCCGCCTGCTGCCCGGGTCGGTGGGCCCGGTGGCAGACATCGCCGACCACTCCCCCGACTTCGTGTGGGGCCGCACCCCGGCGGACCTGGCGGCCGGCATGAACGCCCTCGTGGGCGATGAGGCCATCGACCCGACCGAGCTGGCGCGGCTCGTCGAGGCCCGCGACGCCCAGGTGCGCAGCGGCCTGGGCCGGGACCCGCAGCTCACGGCCATCCACCACGCCCGCCGCTACGTGGTCGACAAGCGGATGCGGGTAGCGCCCCCGCGGCCGCTGACGGAGGCCAAGGACGGGCCGTTGCTCGCCGTCCGGCTGCGGGTGCTCACGCGCAAGAGCCTGGGAGGGGTGCACACCGACACCCAGACGAGGGTGCTGCGCAGTGACGGCAGCGTGCTGCCCGGGCTCTACGCCGTCGGGGAGGCCGCCGGCTTCGGAGGCGGAGGGGTGCACGGGCACCGGGCGCTGGAGGGCACCTTCCTCGGTGGATGCCTGCTCACCGGGAAGGTCGCCGGCGGGGCCATCTGA
- a CDS encoding electron transfer flavoprotein subunit beta/FixA family protein produces MKHVPELESARAFSAEGRTVRSTEDGTLNEVDENAVEAALSLGGDEVIAVTVGPAPAVDAVRRALQMGADRGVHVLDDALAGADYAATATALAAAVRSLGPVDAVVTGMAALDGLGAVVPSLLAAELDLPQLTVAHEVTHADGVVTIEREVAGATETWRAPLPVVLSVTDVANSPRLPKMKEILAARTKEVATVSLADLSLEVGDVASRTQVLEASQRPPRPGPQLVTDDDGQGGRKLAEYLISEGLI; encoded by the coding sequence GTGAAGCATGTGCCCGAGCTGGAGTCCGCCCGTGCCTTCTCGGCCGAGGGGCGGACCGTGCGTTCCACCGAGGACGGCACGCTGAACGAGGTGGACGAGAACGCCGTCGAGGCCGCTCTCTCCCTGGGCGGCGATGAGGTCATCGCCGTGACCGTCGGCCCGGCGCCCGCCGTCGATGCGGTGCGCCGCGCCCTGCAGATGGGCGCCGACCGCGGTGTGCACGTGCTCGACGACGCCCTCGCCGGTGCCGACTACGCCGCCACCGCCACGGCGCTCGCGGCCGCCGTGCGTTCGCTCGGGCCGGTGGACGCCGTGGTGACCGGGATGGCTGCGCTCGACGGGCTCGGCGCGGTGGTGCCCTCGCTGCTGGCCGCCGAGCTCGACCTGCCGCAGCTGACGGTCGCCCACGAGGTCACCCACGCCGACGGTGTGGTCACGATCGAGCGGGAGGTGGCCGGTGCCACCGAGACCTGGCGCGCTCCGCTGCCGGTGGTGCTCTCGGTGACCGATGTGGCGAACAGCCCGCGGCTGCCGAAGATGAAGGAGATCCTCGCGGCCCGGACCAAGGAGGTCGCCACCGTCTCCCTGGCCGATCTCTCGCTCGAGGTGGGCGACGTCGCCTCCCGCACCCAGGTGCTCGAGGCGTCGCAGCGTCCGCCCCGCCCCGGGCCGCAGCTGGTGACCGACGACGACGGTCAGGGCGGGCGCAAGCTGGCCGAGTACCTCATCTCCGAAGGGCTGATCTGA